The sequence CAGCGGCCCTGCAAGATGTGCGAGGCCCGGCACAAGATCCAGGCCAAGTACCTCGACCAGGTGcgcccgccgcggggggctcggcgCCGCAGGGGGCTCGGGGGGGAGCGCCGGCATCCGGGGCGCAGGGGACGCTGCCTGTGGCAGGGACGCGGGGCGTGGggtggggtctggggggcccAGGGGGGTTTGCGGGTTGCGGGGCCGGGTCTGGGGGGCCCGGGGAGTTTGCAGGGGCACAgggtgggtctggggggcccgggaCCCTCCCCGGGGCCGTGGAGGGGGGGTTGGCGGGGGCGCGGggtggggtctggggggcccGTGGGGGttggcgggggcgcggggcggggtctgggggctcgggggggttggcgggggcgcggggcggggtctgggggctcggggggttggcgggggcgcggggagcccgggtcgctgccccccgccgcccccccccgcagatGGAGGACCTCTACGAGGATTTCCACATCGTGAAGCTGCCGCTGCTGCCCCACGAGGTGCGGGGGGCCGACAAAGTCAACACCTTCTCCTCGCTCCTGCTGGACCCCtaccagccccccagccccaaatAGCCCCCCCCGGGAGGGGCAGGACGGCCCTGCCGACCTCcatgcagcccccccctccccgtccgcccccccccgcctggggggccgcggcgggaccCCGCCGGGGACCCTGTGTAAATAATAAATTCGGGATGGGAGAGgcggctgcggggtgctggggggggccggaCGCCGGGGTCTGCCGGGGGGGTCCGGACGCTGCGGCCGTGACGTCAGCACCGGCTGGCGCCAGGCCCGTCGGACGCAGGGACCCTCATTAGCGCGGGGACGGATTAACGGGGGGGgcgacagcgggggggggggtcaggaccgggggtttgggggggtcggcagcgggggggccggggtcccgggggggagtcggctgcggggggggggggtcgggccgCAGCAGCCACGCCGGGCGCCCGAGGGGGGGGTCTCTGTGGCCGTGCCCCCAGTCCCCCCACTGCGATCTGTCCCCGCGACCCCGCCGCTGGCGCGAGGCCGCGGGGGCCGAGCCAGGgcttcccccccgccgccgcccggcctcgGCTCCCGGGAGGGGGTGGGCTCGgcacccgcccccccccgccccggggcagggcccgccccgccgggtTTAAAGCCCCGGGGTCGGGCCAGGGGTCCCAGACCGGCGGTGGTCGCCGCGCGTGCGCGTCTCCTGCAGgtgaggggggtctggggggggtccccagggccccATTTTCCGTCCCCAGGGCGTTGGTTCGGTgacccccgggggggtccccaggcttTAGGGGTCCCCGGGGCACCCTTCCACCGTCCCGAGGGGGTccccgggctgtgctgggggtccccagggccctGTGTTGCTCTCCCAGGGGGTCCACCGGGCTTGGGGGTccttgggctgtgctgggggtccccagggccctGTGTTGCTCTCCCCAGGGGGTCCACCGGGCTTGGGGGTCCTTGGGGTCCCATTTTGCCTACCCCAGAGGGGCCCCAGGGTTTGAGGGTCCCCGGGACCCAGTTCCATCGTCCCCAGGGGATCCCcagggtttgggggtccccagggtcccGTTCTGCCGTCcacagggggtccccagggtttgggggtccccggggtcccgTTCTGCCGTCCCCACGGTGCCCCCAGGCTTTAGGGGTCCCCGGGGCACCCTTCCACCGTCCCGAGGGGGTccccgggctgtgctgggggtccccagggccctGTGTTGCTCTCCCCAGGGGGTCCACCGGGCTTGGGGGTccttgggctgtgctgggggtccccagggccctGTGTTGCTCTCCCCAGGGGGTCCACCGGGCTTGGGGGTCCTTGGGGTCCCATTTTGCCTACCCCAGAGGGGCCCCAGGGTTTGAGGGTCCCCGGGACCCAGTTCCATCGTCCCCAGGGGATCCCcagggtttgggggtccccaggaTCCCGTTCTGCCATCCACAGGGGATCCCcagggtttgggggtccccagggtcccGTTCTGCCGTCcacagggggtccccagggtttgggggtccccggggtcccgTTCTGCCGTCCCCACGGTGCCCCCAgggtttgggggtccccggggtcccgTTCTTCCGTCCCCGGGGGGTCCCCACGGTGCCCCCAGGGTTTGGGGGTcgccggggggtccccatggtgtcccccgGGGTCCTGTTCTGCCATCCCCAGGGGGTCCCCGGGCCGTGCGGAGGTCCCCAGGgcgctgctgtccccaggcccccCCACCATGACGGTGACCTACAGCTCGCGGGTGGCCACCGCCCGCTTCGGGggcttctcccagctgctgctgctgtggcgcGGGAGCATCTACAAACTGCTCTACCGcgagctgctcctcttcctcggcGCCTACCTGGGGCTCAGCCTGGCCTACCggtccgggggggctgggggacgtggggacatggggggggcagggggcgtGGGGTCACAGGGGGACGTGGGCgggatggggggacatggggtgtGGGAGGGGAAATCGGGGGTCATGAGATAATCGAGGGggtggggggcctgggggggggcccTGGGTCATGGGGGGGCCCCGGGTGGGTGCAGGGGGTGTGCTGGGATGGGGACACACGGGTGGCACAGGGATGTGCAGGGAGagatggggtgtgggggggtgcaggggtcGTGGGGACACATAGGGCTCAGGGGGACACACTGCCTTGTATGGGGGGACACAGCCAGTGGGAGGGTgaccccccacgccccccccccagGTTCCTGCTGTCTGAGCCGCAGAAGCGGCTCTTCGAGAAGCTCGTGCTCTACTGTGACAAGTCGGCCAACCTCATCCCCGTCTCCTTTGTCCTCGGtgagacccctgggacccccccatgtccccctgaGACCCCACAGCCCACCACATCCCTGCAGAGCCACCCCAGACCTCCCCAACCTCATCCCCATCTCCTTCGTCCTCGGTGAGAGCCCCAggccccctgggacccccaagaccccccaggCCACCCACGTCCATGCAGAGCCACCGCAGACCCCCCCAACCTCATCCCAGTCCCCTTCAACCTCGGTgagagccctgggaccccccccagcccacccatgTCCCCGCAGAGCCACCACAGACCCCCCAACCTCATCCCCGCCTCCTTCGTCCTCGGTGAGACCCCCGGGAACCCCCGGGCTGCCCACGTCCCCGCAGAGCCACCTTAGACCCCCCCAAACTCATCCCTACCTCCTTCATTCTCGGCGAGAGCCCCATTCCCCTCTGCAGCGTCCCCAGCTCCCCTCACTGCCTTCTCCCAGcgctcccagtgtccccagcgaCCTGGTTCCCCCCCTCCAtgccccctcccagtgtccccgacttccccagcacctcctcccagtgctcccactgTCCCCAACACCTCCTtcccctgtcccagtgctcccagtgtccccagcttccccccagcgccggctcccagtgcccccagcgcATCCCGGTCCCCGCAGGTTTCTATGTGGCGCTGGTGCTGGAGCGCTGGTGGGGACAGTTCCGCACCGTCCCGGCACCAGACGGGCTGATGGTGGCCGTGGCGGGCAATGTGCACGGGGCGGACGCGCAGGGCCGCATCCTGCGCCGCACGCTGATGCGCTACGGGAGCCTGGCGGCACTGCTGGTGCTGCGCGCCGTCAGCACCGCCGTCTACAAGCGCTTCCCCACCACCGACCACCTGGTCGAGGCCGGTGCGTCCCCGCCGTGATTTCGTCAGGGCGCGGTGACGTCACGGGAAGGGGTGGCCTCGCCGTGGGGGTGGTGGTGTCGTcatggggggggcagggagatggTGGTGGGGAcaccgcggggctgggggtcggggtcCCCCAGAGCTCTGTGCTGGGGGCAATGCGATGTTGGCGGGTGATGTCGCGGCATCGGAGGTCGGCGGGTGACATTGTGGGGTCAGCGGGTGACGTCGCAGCATTGGGGGTTGGTGGGTGACGTGGGGGTTGGCAGGTGACATTGCGGGTGACATTGTGGGGGTCGTTGGGTGATGTTGCGGGGTCAGTGGGTGACATCATGGCATCAGGGGTCGGCGGGGTGATGTCATGGGGTCAGTGGGTGACATCACGGGGTCAGTGGGTGACATCACAGCATTGGGGTCAGCGGGTGACATCGTGGCCCCGCGGGTGATGCCGCGGCCCACAGGGTTCCTGacgcgggaggagcggcggcggctggaggggCTGCGCTCACCCTACAACAAGTTCTGGGTGCCCTGCGCCTGGTTCGGGGCGCTGGCGGGGCAGGCGCGGCGCGAGGGCCGCGTGCGCGACGACTGCGCCCTCAAGCTCATCATGGAGgtgcccccccttcccccgccccccccccccagaccctgcctGGACCCCCCGAGCCTCCCCAACACTGTCgtgcccccctcacccccccccccaggagctgaaCCGCTTCCGGGGCcactgcagcctcctcttccacTACGACTGGATCAGCGTCCCACTGGTCTACACCcaggtgggcactgggagcactgggaaggggGGAGCGGCAGGGACAGGGGCACGGAGGGGACGTGGGGGGgccgggatggggatggagggacaCGAGGGGACCTGGAGGGACACTGGGGGGACGTGGAGGAGGGTGGGGGGACGCGGGCAGGGATGAGGAACACAGGGGGACacaggtggggatggagggatgtaAGGGGACAAGAAGGGAcatgggggggcctggggggacaTGGAGGAGGGTGGGGGGACATGGGCAGGGATGGAGGACAcgggtggggatggagggacgTGAGGGGACAAGAAGGGACatggggggggcctggggggacaCGGAAGGGGGGGGAACGTGGGCAGGGATGGAGGACAcgggtggggatggagggacgTGAGGGGATGAGaagggacatggaggggacgCGGGGGGACACAGAGGAGGGTGGGGGACACGGGCAGGGATGGAGGAACATAGGAGGACAcgggtggggatggagggacgTGAGGACACGTTgacagggatgcagggacacgaggggacggggggggacgtgggggggacGCGGTGGGTGACCGTCCCCCCGCCGCAGGTGGTAACCATCGCTGTCTACACCTTCTTCGTCACCTGCCTGATCGGGCGGCAGTTCCTGGACCCGGCCCAGGGCTACGCGGGGCACGAGCTGGACCTGGCGTCCCCGTCTTCACCCTCCTCCAGTTCTTCTTCTACGTGGGGTGGctgaaggtggggggggggggcggcgagggGGGTTCTGGGGGTCCCGCGGAGGCCCCGGGGACACGGTGGCCCCGCCGCAGGTGGCCGAGCAGCTGATCAACCCCTTCGGGGAGGATGATGACGACTTTGAGACAACACGCTCATCGACCGCAACTTCCAGGTACCCCAGCgagggggggtccccggggtgggggggacccaggggtggggggggacacccaggCTTCCCCCCGCAGGTGTCGATGTtggcggtggggtgggggggacacccaggggtGCCCCCCCAGGTCTCGATGCTGGCGGTGGGGGGCatgcaggggtgggggggacacccaggggtGCCCCCCAGGTGTCGAtggtggcggtggggtgggggtacaccccggggtgcccccccagGTCTCGATGCTGGCGGTGGACGAGCTGTACGGGGAGGTGCCAGCGCTGGAGCGCGACCGGTACTGGGACGCCGCCAGCCCCCGGGCCCCCTACacggccgcggccgccccgctgcgCCAGCCCCCCTTCCGCGGCTCAGCCTTCGACGTGGCGTGAGTGGGGATGGgaccccccctgggaccccctcgCTCCTGGGGTGCTCCTGACCCCCATCTCGCTGCCCCCAACCCCACCAGGAGGGACTGTGGGGAACCCCAGAGACCCCCCAAAGAGTACCCCCCGCCCCACTCCAGGCACCCCAAGAcctccccagtgtcccccaaactgccccagggaccccagcccacccccagcaccctcaaACTGCCCCCAACCCACCCCAGAGACCCAACCCCCCCCATGAAACCCAAAActctgcccagggacccccaaccctCTCCAGGgacctcttccccccccccgggacaccaacccccccagggaccccacagcccaggaccccccagCATGGCGGTGACCTCGACATCTCGAGAGGTGCTGGGGGTGACCCcagtgtcggggggggggggtgacccTGGTGTCCCGCAGGCTGGCCAAGGAGGAGATGCAGTTCCAGCCACTGGAGGACATCGGGGAGACCCTCGGGGACACCCTCGAGCCCCCCCAAGGCCCCCCCCAGGCGCCTTTTCCCGACGCTTCTCCCTGCTCCGCCGCAAGAACAGTGCTGGCTCCGACGGGGGGCTCGGCGCCGagccccccccacgccccccctccCCGTATGCCGCCCTGGGGGACGGGGAAAGCGTGAGGGGGGACACAGCCATTCTCCTAGGGGACGCCCcaggggggggctgcagcccccacgACTACTGGCTCCTCCACCCCAGCGCCGACGACTTGGTTTAATGGGGGGAACCCCAAAATTCCCCCACCTGCCCCCAAAGTGCGGCTCAGCCCTGCaaccccccactcccaccccccaTGAGAATCCCCACTGGCAATAAACCCCCCAGCCCTGAGTCCTGGGGCTTTATTGAAAAGactggggggggagggcaggatcccctgcccctccccccccgaaaAGGGGTGCAAAAATAGAAATGCTAAAAGCACCCACAGATTGGGGTGCAGGGCCTGGACCCCCCCCCAAGAGAGTGGGGAGCAGCGCCAAGCTGATAGTGCCTAAAATGGGACCAGCCCAGAGAGAGGGGGGCCCAGGGAAAGGGGGGGCCCCCCGGTCAGCGGTTGGGGGGGTGGCCATGGGGGGGCTGGGTGCGGCGGGTGGCCGTGGCCAAGCGCTGCTGGGCCAGGAAGGACTGAGCCCCCCCGGGGGGTCCCCGTGGCCCCCCCGCCTCCTGCTGCAGCGACAGGCCCTgctgggggggcacagggtgAGAGTGGGATTCCTACCCCGCCCCAAACCCAGAGAGCCCGAGGGGGTATAGGGACCCCCAGCACCAGCCTGACCCCCCCCAATTTGGTACATTGACCAAATTCCCCCCGCCATTtacatcccccccccccataaacaCGTGCTCCCTCCTGGGGTATCCCCCCCCAATATCCGTGACACCCCAAGACACCCCCATCCCTTGAGCCCCCCCGGGGTATCTGCGGCCCACAAATCGTCCCCCAAACCCAGCTCTTCCAATCAGCCCCCCCACTGTGTCCCCCAAACCCGCTGCCctagacaccccccccccacacacctgCCCCGAGGGCAGGCCCAAGGCTGAGGGTGCCCCCCCCAAATTGGACACAgggcgtgccccccccccccccaaatttgcCCCCCACCTTCAGCCGCCAGTTGTCCTCAGTGTCGTCCCAGATCTGGCCCAGCCATGTCCCACTGAACCACGAGCGTCACTGGGAGGGCACGGGGGGTCCCCAGAATCagatccccgcccccccccccgggggtgccCTGGCCCCGCTGGGGGCCCCAGGGGCTTCCCCAAGGTGGGGGGCTGTGCCCCTCCACTCACACGCTGTGCAGGACGCGGACGAGGGCCACCCCGCTGGCCAGGTCCTGGGGGAGGCGCACGGCGAGGAGGGGGCAAAGGTCTACAGCTGGCAGGCACGAAGGGGGGTCAGGGCACGGCCCCCCCCCAGGGCTGAGAACGGACAACTCCCCAGCCCAGGGAACCCCCAAACCTGCACAACACCCCCGACCACCGggggggcgggcagagccccctTTCTTACCCTCACCCGCGTCCCCCCAGGCACCGGGGAGCAACGACCCCCGCGGGCCGCCCCCCTCATTACCCCCCCCAACGGCGGGGGACAAAGGCGCTGGGGGGCTCACGGGGCCGCAGGTGCCCGGGAGGAACCACGCGGCCTGGGGGGGGCACCGGGCCCGGGGGGGTCACACGGGCGTGGCCCCTCCTTACCCAGGTGAGCAGCGGCCCGCACGCGTCCTgccccgccgccatggccgccatCCCGGGGCCGGTCCGCCGAGGGCACCGAGCCGCGCCCAGAgcggccgcgccccggccccgcccccttccgggccccgccccgccgccatgtTTTAACTCGGTCCTCCAGTCGTTAACAGAGCGGCCGCACCTGCCGGCCACGCCCCTTTTCGGCCTGCCTCCGCCGCCATTTTTGAAACGGTCCTCCAAGGCTACAGAGTTGCCACCAGAGCGGCCGCGGCGGCTGGCCCCGCCCCTTTCCGGCCCCGCCCCTTTCCGGCCCCGCCGCTGACTCAGCCCCGCGTCACCGCCCTCCGCGCCCTGCGGCCGCTCCCGCCTGTCCGGCCCGTTGGGACGCGCCGCCGGGTGCGGGGGGGCCGCGCTGGTCaggccgggctggggcggggttGGCGGCGCCACGTGCGCTGACGTAAGCGACGAACTCGGCGACTTCGGTTGCGTcaccggcgcggggggggggggggaggtggggcccggccccgggggaccCCGGCGTCCGGGGAGGGGGTGCCAGCGGCATCGCCATAgcaaccccccccgcccccccgcggcgGCGCTTCCGGTTCCCCCAGTGCTTCCAGTGcagccccaaacccccccccagtgctcccagtgcagccccaggatccccagtgctcccagtgcaagCCCCGAgacttcccagtgctcccagtgcacccccaaagccccccccagtgctcccagtgcagcCCCGAGACCTCCCAGTGTTCCCAGTGCAGCCCAAagcccccccagtgctcccagtgcagcCCTGGGGCCACCCCAGTGCCTCCGATGGagctgtgccccccagccctgtcccagtaccccccagcctggtcccagtgcccccaagtccagtcccagttccccccagcccggtcccagtgccccccagctgTTGCTGTGTCTGGGCCCGGGGCACCCTGGGGTGGGTCCGTGGGGCCTCCCGGCCGTCTGCGtcaccccgagcccccccgggtCCCCCTGAAGCTCCCAGCCTCGCTCTGCCCCACCCTCGGGCACGTGGGCACCCCCCCAGTTagtcccagttccccccagtccccccaggcCTCGCGGGCTGGGCGGCCCCCGCGCACCGAAAGCCCGGTGGCGGTTAGGGCCGTTGGGGGCCCCGAGGGTGACGTCAAGCGAGAGGCGCTGGGGGACGGGAGCGGGGCACCCTCAGCCCCCCCTGCGCCGGGACCCCCCGCGACCCCCaggcccagcccctgcctccgGAGGACCCCGGTGTCTGGGTGAGACACCCCCTCATGCCCCGTTTCACCCccgtttcccccctcccccccctgtTTCCTGCTCCCCCCACATcctggcgggggggggcacagccgggggccCAGGCGTCCGCGTCCAgctcccccggcccggggggcagagctggggtgggggccCGGGCGCTGGGGTCCCCGAGGTCACggctggggggtcccggcgggggggtcccggggggtgcaGCCGGCGCTGACTCAGGGACGAAGGAGAAGTTGGGAGGGAAAATCAGCCGGGCCCAAAATCCCCGAAAATCCGGGCGGGGGGCAGGGCCCGGCGCCTGCGGGAAAGCCCCGGGGGCGGCTGGCGTGGGGCTGagacgggggggtggggggggggagggaacacACACACGGACCCCTGCGCCGCCATCCCGCACATGCGTGTGCGTCCCTGACCCACCCCGGCAGGCCAAGACACGCCGCTCGTTAACCCGCGTccccccccgcacgccccggtGACCCCTCCGCTACACACCTCCCCCTTGGCCCCGCCCCTTTCCGCGCGGGGGCGTGTCccggcagccggccccggcggcgaGGGCGTGTCCCGGCGCGGTGGGGGCGTGTCCCAGAGTGGCGGGGGCGTGTCCCGCGGGCGCCGCAGCCAATGGGGCCGCGCTTCCGCCGCGGGCGGGTATAAGGCGGGCGTGCGTTGCGGGGACGCGGGTTCGAGCCTCGGTGCGGCCGCGTGCGCGCGGATGGAGCCGCCATTCTACCGGCCGTTCCCCGGCAGCTTCTGCCGGGCCGAGCCCGACTACGGGGCCctgccggggccgctgccgcccgcggcTCCCGCCGAGCCCTTCCACGGGCTGAAGCCGGCGCCCTGCCCCGACGGCGGCTTCttcagcggcggcggcggcaccggcggcTATTTCTACCCCGGACCGGCGGAGCGCGACGGCTTCACCAGCGGCTTCGCGCAGGCGCTGGACGAGCTGCACCGGCCGGGGCCGCCCAACGTGGCTCTGCCCgagcccccggggccggcggcgggggcggggggcggccccttCGCGGGGGTCCCCGGAGCGgcagcggcggaggcggcggaggGGGGCCCGGGCTCTCCGGAGCGGCTGcaggcggagcggcggcggctgcggaaCCGGTTGGCCGCGAGCCGGTGCCGGCGGCGGAAGCTCGAGCGGATCGCGCGGCTGGAGCAGCGCGTGCGGGGGCTCCGCGCGCAGAacgcggcgctggcggcggcggcggcggggctgcgcgcgCAGGTGCGGCGGCTGCGCGGGTCCGTGCGCGCGCACGCCGGGTCGGGGTGCCCcctgcccccgcccgccgccgccgcccccggggccgcctgctgagattcccccccccccccaggccgggGGAatcccgccgggacccccccgcggACACGGAGGAACtggaccccccgccccgggatgAGGACCGCGGATTTGGGGGGTCCTGcctggccccccccccaccccggacaccccgacagagaccccgcgGACCCGCGGCGGCTCGGCGAAGGCAGcggctcctcgggggggggggggggggcacggggagacaccccccccaccAGCACGGACCTGGGGGAGCCCCCGAAGGAgctgcgggggtggggggagcccccGGACTGGGCCCCCCCAGCACGGACCGGCCGGAAGGGACCTGCAGGACCAGGACCCCCCCGCGGGGGCGGGGACCCCCCGGGAACAGGACTCCCCCAGCCGGACCGGGCCCCCCCGAGCGGGGGGTTCACGCGGGAGGGGGTCCCCGGGACGGACTCGTTTCGTGGGGGGCTGAGCCCCCGTTCTGCGCACCCCTATGCGGGGGGAGGGGGCTCATGGGGGAATCATCCCCCCCCCAGTTTACAGGACCCCCCGGGTGGGGGGGGCGTTTCGAGGTCGCTGTTTATTTTTTGTACGTTTGTATTTAATAATAATTGTGATAATTGGTCTGACTGTGCTGTGTTGGGGGGCcggtgtggggggtgtgtgtgtgtgtgtcccgtgTCCGGTTTCCCCGTGGGAACCCCCCCGACGCGCGCGGGCACCGACGTCAGCggaagggggcggggccggggctttCCCCGCTGACGCAGCCATGCCCGTGTATGGGCACGCGCGGCCGTTCCGggaacaccccccaccccccccgcgcGCTGCCCGGCACGGCCACGCCCCGGGGGGCGGTGCTTCCCGGACCCAGAGGGCGGGGCCAGGTGTTCCGGGCCCCCGGCGAGGGAGGAGGGGGGCGCTGTGGCGTGACCCCCGTGGACTGCGTCTCCCAGGGGGCTGTGCGCGGGCCCCGCCCCCGCGATGGCGCTGGCGCGGCTGGAGCAGGAccccgcgggcgcggggcggtTCGGCCCGGCCGTGCCACCCCCCTGCCGCCACCGGCCCTGCGCGCTCGGCGTGGacgaggcggggcgggggccggtgctgggtgagcggggggggccgggggggtcccgtGTGCCCCCCCAGCTGCGGTCTCACCCCCcgtgtccgtgtcccccccccccccagggccgaTGGTTTACGGGATCTGCTACTGCCCCGTggagaggctgcaggagctggaggcgCTGGGGGTGGCAGGTgggggcacccggggggggggtcccggggggggctgggagtTCCCCAGGGTGGGTGTGGGGCGCGGGGGAGTGGGGGCGGTGGTTAGGGTTGGGGAgttggggggtcccgggggggttccCTGgtctcgggggtggggggggtccctcaCGTCGGCCCCCCCCCCAGACTCGAAGACGCTGTCGGAggcggagcgggagcggcggTTCGCGCTGCTGGAGGCGGCGAGCGACTTTGTGGGGTGGGCGCTGCACGTGCTGCCCCCCGACCTCATCTCTGCCTGCATGCAGCAgcggtgagacccccccccaaaccccccccggacccccagccccccgaccTCATCTCTGCCTGCGTGCAGCAGCGGTgagaccccccccaaacccccccccaaacccccccagctccccaaccCCATCTCTACGTGCATGCAGCAGCAGTGAGACACCCCCCCGGGATTTTGtaaccccccagaccccccaaagcccccaggaccccccaaccTCTGCGTGCAGCAGTGGTGAAACCCCCCCCAACCTTCCCCCCCCCGGGGTCCTCTAGACCCTTCTGggcccccccttgcccccccagCACGGCTGGGTGTCTCTCCGAGCCCAGTTCCTGCAGcccccacctcctgcccccc is a genomic window of Opisthocomus hoazin isolate bOpiHoa1 unplaced genomic scaffold, bOpiHoa1.hap1 HAP1_SCAFFOLD_115, whole genome shotgun sequence containing:
- the JUNB gene encoding transcription factor JunB, with product MEPPFYRPFPGSFCRAEPDYGALPGPLPPAAPAEPFHGLKPAPCPDGGFFSGGGGTGGYFYPGPAERDGFTSGFAQALDELHRPGPPNVALPEPPGPAAGAGGGPFAGVPGAAAAEAAEGGPGSPERLQAERRRLRNRLAASRCRRRKLERIARLEQRVRGLRAQNAALAAAAAGLRAQAGGIPPGPPRGHGGTGPPAPG
- the BEST2 gene encoding LOW QUALITY PROTEIN: bestrophin-2a (The sequence of the model RefSeq protein was modified relative to this genomic sequence to represent the inferred CDS: inserted 3 bases in 3 codons), with translation MTVTYSSRVATARFGGFSQLLLLWRGSIYKLLYRELLLFLGAYLGLSLAYRFLLSEPQKRLFEKLVLYCDKSANLIPVSFVLGFYVALVLERWWGQFRTVPAPDGLMVAVAGNVHGADAQGRILRRTLMRYGSLAALLVLRAVSTAVYKRFPTTDHLVEAGFLTREERRRLEGLRSPYNKFWVPCAWFGALAGQARREGRVRDDCALKLIMEELNRFRGHCSLLFHYDWISVPLVYTQVVTIAVYTFFVTCLIGRQFLDPAQGYAGHELDXGVPVFTLLQFFFYVGWLKVAEQLINPFGEDDDDFEXNTLIDRNFQVSMLAVDELYGEVPALERDRYWDAASPRAPYTAAAAPLRQPPFRGSAFDVALAKEEMQFQPLEDIGETLGDTLEXPPRPPPGAFSRRFSLLRRKNSAGSDGGLGAEPPPRPPSPYAALGDGESVRGDTAILLGDAPGGGCSPHDYWLLHPSADDLV